In Acidaminococcus timonensis, one DNA window encodes the following:
- a CDS encoding FprA family A-type flavoprotein, with amino-acid sequence MECVRKLTNDLYWVGADDRRLALFENIHPIPRGVSYNSYLLLDEKTVLFDTADWSVCKQFLENVEGVLDGRKLDYLIINHVEPDHAASIEEVLLRHPETTVISNEQAFTLMDQFGYRVEGEKQIVVKEGDTRKFGKHTIAFVAAPMVHWPEAMVSFDLTTGTLFSADAFGSFGALGGRIFNDEVNFDRDWLDDARRYYTNIVGKYGPFVMDLLGKASQLDIKMICPLHGPVWRNNIKYIVDKYIHWATYEPEEKGVLLVYASMYGNTESTASVLAAKLAEKGMTNIAMYDVSKTDVSYLISDAFKYSHLVLASVTYNLGIYPKMLNFLEDMKALNLQKRIVGIIENGSWACTVGGLMTDFLENNMKAMTVLQDGVTINSRMTGGQERSMNDLVDGILNSMKEA; translated from the coding sequence ATGGAATGTGTAAGAAAATTAACCAATGACTTATACTGGGTCGGGGCGGATGACCGCCGGCTGGCATTGTTTGAAAACATCCACCCCATTCCCCGGGGCGTTTCCTACAACTCCTATCTGCTGCTGGACGAAAAGACCGTGCTGTTCGACACTGCGGACTGGTCCGTATGCAAGCAGTTCCTGGAAAACGTGGAAGGGGTCCTGGATGGCCGGAAGCTGGACTACCTGATCATCAACCATGTGGAACCGGACCATGCCGCTTCCATTGAAGAAGTGCTGCTCCGCCATCCGGAAACCACCGTCATCAGCAATGAACAGGCCTTCACCCTGATGGATCAGTTCGGTTACCGGGTGGAAGGGGAAAAACAGATCGTGGTGAAAGAAGGCGACACCCGGAAATTCGGGAAGCACACCATTGCTTTCGTAGCCGCGCCCATGGTCCACTGGCCGGAAGCCATGGTCTCCTTCGATCTGACCACGGGCACCCTGTTCTCCGCCGATGCCTTCGGTTCCTTCGGGGCCCTGGGCGGCCGGATCTTCAATGATGAAGTGAACTTCGACCGGGACTGGCTGGATGATGCCCGCCGGTACTACACCAACATCGTGGGCAAATACGGGCCTTTCGTGATGGATCTTCTGGGCAAGGCCAGCCAGCTGGACATCAAGATGATCTGTCCCCTCCACGGACCGGTGTGGCGGAACAACATCAAATACATTGTGGACAAATACATCCACTGGGCCACTTATGAACCGGAAGAAAAAGGCGTACTGCTGGTCTATGCCTCCATGTACGGCAACACAGAAAGCACCGCTTCCGTACTGGCGGCCAAGCTGGCGGAAAAGGGCATGACCAACATCGCCATGTACGATGTATCCAAAACGGACGTTTCCTATCTGATTTCCGATGCTTTCAAGTACAGTCACCTGGTGCTGGCTTCGGTGACCTACAACCTGGGCATCTATCCCAAGATGCTGAACTTCCTGGAAGACATGAAGGCCCTGAATCTGCAGAAGCGGATCGTGGGCATCATCGAAAACGGGTCCTGGGCCTGCACCGTAGGCGGCCTGATGACCGACTTCCTGGAAAACAACATGAAGGCCATGACCGTCCTCCAGGATGGCGTGACCATCAACTCCCGGATGACAGGAGGCCAGGAACGGAGCATGAACGACCTGGTGGATGGAATCCTGAATTCCATGAAAGAGGCATAA